The Gloeobacter violaceus PCC 7421 DNA window TTTGTGCAGGCGACGGTGGTCTCCACCGCCCACCTGTCGAGCCACGAAACGCTCGATCTGGCCGAATTTTGCGCTGCGATGCCCATTCCGGTGGTGCTGGGCAACGTCGTCACCTACGAAGTCGCCCTCGATTTGATGCAGGCCGGGGCGGCGGCGGTGCTGGTGGGGATCGGCCCGGGGGCCGCCTGCACCAGCCGCGGCGTGCTGGGTGTCGGCATTCCCCAGGCGACGGCGGTTAGCGATTGTGCCGCGGCCCGCGACGATTATTTTGCCCAGACCGGCCGCTACGTGCCGGTGATTGCCGACGGCGGCCTGGTCACCGGCGGCGACATCTGCAAGTGCATCGCCTGCGGTGCCGACGGCGTGATGATCGGCTCGCCCTTCGCCCGGGCGGCCGAGGCTCCCGGCAACGGCTTCCACTGGGGCATGGCCACCCCAAGCCCGGTGCTGCCCCGCGGCACGCGCATCAAAGTGGGCACCACCGGCACCCTCGCCGAGATCCTGCGCGGACCGGCGCGCCTCGACGACGGCACCCACAACCTGCTGGGATCGCTCAAGACTTCGATGGGCACCCTCGGGGCCAAAGATCTCAAGGAGATGCAGCAAGTCGAGGTCGTCGTCGCCCCTTCGCTTTTGACCGAGGGCAAGGTTTATCAGAAAGCCCAGCAATTGGGCATGGGCA harbors:
- a CDS encoding GuaB3 family IMP dehydrogenase-related protein; amino-acid sequence: MDIQIGRSKTVRRAYGIDEIALVPGRRTLDPDLADTGWTIGNVTREIPIIASAMDGVVDVKMAVELSRLGALGVINLQGVQTRYENPTEVLARIASVGKEAFVGLMQELYAEPVKPELIRRRIEEIKAQGGIACASATPQVAGQYGPIAAEAGCDLFFVQATVVSTAHLSSHETLDLAEFCAAMPIPVVLGNVVTYEVALDLMQAGAAAVLVGIGPGAACTSRGVLGVGIPQATAVSDCAAARDDYFAQTGRYVPVIADGGLVTGGDICKCIACGADGVMIGSPFARAAEAPGNGFHWGMATPSPVLPRGTRIKVGTTGTLAEILRGPARLDDGTHNLLGSLKTSMGTLGAKDLKEMQQVEVVVAPSLLTEGKVYQKAQQLGMGK